One Polypterus senegalus isolate Bchr_013 chromosome 10, ASM1683550v1, whole genome shotgun sequence DNA segment encodes these proteins:
- the tax1bp3 gene encoding tax1-binding protein 3 — MAHIPGQPVTAVVQRIEIHKLRHGENLILGFSIGGGIDQDPGQNPYTEDKTDKGIYVTRVTEGGPAEVAGLLVGDKIMQVNGWDMTMVTHDQARKRLTKKNEDVVRLLVTRKSLQDVVRQSMLQ, encoded by the exons caACGCATTGAAATTCATAAGTTACGTCATGGAGAAAATCTTATACTTGGATTTAGCATTGGCGGTGGAATTGATCAAGACCCAGGACAGAATCCATATACTGAAGATAAAACTGACAAG ggTATTTATGTTACCAGAGTGACGGAAGGGGGACCTGCTGAGGTTGCAGGGCTCCTAGTGGGAGACAAAATAATGCAG gtAAATGGATGGGATATGACGATGGTAACCCACGACCAGGCCAGAAAACGCCTCACAAAGAAAAACGAAGATGTTGTGCGGCTACTAGTGACCCGGAAGTCTCTGCAAGATGTAGTCCGTCAATCCATGCTacagtaa